The Saccharopolyspora gregorii genomic interval ACGCCGACCGCGGGCTGCGGTTGGTGGCCGCGCTGTCCTGGTACTGGTCGATGTCCGCGTGGAGCGAGGAGGTGCTCGCCCGGTTCACGGCCGTCGCCGAGCTGCCCGGCCCGGCCGCACCGCAGGCCAGGGCGGTGGTGCGGCTCGGACGCGCGCTGGCGGGCACCGGCGACGGCTGGTTCGAGCAGGTGCGGGACGGTGCCGTCGCGGCGGCGGAGAGCGGGGCGATGCACCGCTACCCGCACTCCGCGCTGCTGGAGGCGGGGGCGTGGCTGTTCCTCGGCGAGTTCACCGAGCTGCGGCGCGTCGTCGAGCTCGCCGCCGCGCACCCCGACCCGTGGGTGCGGGCCACGGCGGTGTTCGAGCAGGCGATCAGCGCCGAGCACGGCGGCGACCCGCGGACCGCGGAGGAGCACATGCGCACCGCGGCGGACGCGTTCCGCCGGATCGGCGATCGGTGGGGGCGGGCGCAGAGCATCAGCAGCCTCGCCGGCTACCGCTCGCTGCGCGGTGATCACGCGGGCGCCATCGACCTGCTGGCGGAGGCGCTGGAAACGATCCGGCAGCTGCGCTCCGACGTCGACCTGGTCGCGATCATGGTGCGCATCGGGGTGGAGCGGGTGCGGGCCGGGGACTTCGGCCGCGGTCGCGCCGAACTGGAACGGGCCGGGGAGATCGCGGCGCGCGGCAGGCCGTGGTTCGCGGTGTGGGCGTTGACCGGCCTCGCCGAATGCGCGCGGCTGGAAGGCGGGCCGGACGAGGCCGAGCGGTACCTGGACGAGGCGGAGCGCATCGGCACGGACGAGCAAGAAGGCGCCCTGCTGCGTCCGGCACTGCTGCGGCAACGCGCCGGGGTCCTGCTCGACCGGGGGCGCCCGGACGAGGCTCCGGCGCTGCTCGCGAAGGCCCTCGACGGCGGTGCCGGCATCCGGAGCACACCGGAGGCGGCGGCCGTCGCGGAGTGCGCGGCGCGCTGGCGGTGGAACGCCGGCGACCAGCCCGGGGCGGCGCGGCTGCTCGGGCTGGCCGTCGCGCTGCGCGGCGCACTCGACGAAGGCGACCCGGACCTGCGCCGGACCCGGGACGGCCTGGCGTCCACCGGAGAACCGCACCGGGCGGTGTTCGACGCCGCGACGGCGCAGCCGAGGGCCGCGGCCCTCGCCGAGCTCCGCTCCGCACTGGACCGCGACCAGCGGTGAAGCCGGGCGGGAGACCCCCCGAGAGCCTCCCGCCCGGCGGGCTCACACCCGCTTCCGGTAGGCCCACATCGCCAGCGGGAAGAACACCGCCGTCAACACCACCATCCAGATCACGGTCGCCGTCAGCGGCCCGGCCACCGGCCCGCCGATCATCAGCCCGCGCGCGGTGTCCGCCAGCTGCGTCACCGGGTTCACCTGCACCCACGCCTGCAGCCAGCCGGGCATCGTCTCCGTCGGCACGAACACGTTGCTGCCCATCGTCAGCGGGAACATGAACGCCATCGCCACACCCGGCAGCGCCTGCTGGCTGCGGATCAGCATCCCGAGGAACACCGTGATCCAGCACATCGACAGCGCGAACGCCAACGCGACCAGGAACGCGGCGAACGCCTGCAGCGGCCCGGTCTCGATGCGGAACCCCATCAGCGTCGCCACGGCCAGCAGCACCGCCACCGACACCACGTAGCGCACCACGTCGCCGAAC includes:
- a CDS encoding ABC transporter permease, which gives rise to MTSTIERGTGAEPSPPPQERIGPLRTVRHGLTLAGRSVLKIRKSPEGLLDVTLQPILFLVMFVYLFGGAIAQDTGAYLQQTLPGVMAMNMIFGSLGTGMQLNTDISKGVFDRFRSLPIARSAPLIGAVFGDVVRYVVSVAVLLAVATLMGFRIETGPLQAFAAFLVALAFALSMCWITVFLGMLIRSQQALPGVAMAFMFPLTMGSNVFVPTETMPGWLQAWVQVNPVTQLADTARGLMIGGPVAGPLTATVIWMVVLTAVFFPLAMWAYRKRV